One window from the genome of Cyclobacterium amurskyense encodes:
- a CDS encoding NTP transferase domain-containing protein: MISKDKHQKHVSLARPSLGDYGRIELGFLGTSCGIIQKMVHELILNLSSDYKMAYVDADHKEGDQLLAGEGNKDSLMQFPEVTELRDKIVFKRLDRRQENISVFEQREWLNNQELILINANHFKAKDQVLVIDPKKPMDKKLGKLTNVKLFLLQEGQTDIPDCIKGHFSNWEEIQVFKIGETNKILSFIKDFMKENQPELNGLVLIGGKSTRMNRDKANLTYHEKSQKEHVSELLKTYCKEVFLSCNAEQEAGFDNEQFIIKDKLIGMGPMGGLISAFMEKPDVAWLSVACDLPFLSQKTLDYLISNRNPSKLATSFLDSDSKFPEPLVTIWEPRAYPVLFRYLSQGYSCPRKVLINSDVALLHAPDKEEFKNVNDPATYEAVQKVLKKQ, encoded by the coding sequence GTGATTTCAAAAGATAAGCACCAAAAACATGTTTCTTTGGCCAGACCATCTCTGGGGGATTATGGCAGGATAGAGTTGGGCTTTTTGGGAACTTCATGTGGTATTATTCAGAAAATGGTCCATGAGCTTATTCTGAATCTTTCCAGCGATTACAAAATGGCCTATGTTGATGCTGACCATAAAGAAGGAGACCAATTACTTGCCGGAGAGGGAAACAAAGACAGCCTTATGCAATTTCCTGAAGTGACTGAATTGAGAGACAAGATTGTTTTCAAAAGGTTGGATAGGAGACAGGAGAATATTTCTGTTTTTGAGCAGCGGGAATGGTTGAACAACCAAGAGCTTATACTGATCAATGCCAATCATTTTAAGGCCAAAGACCAAGTATTGGTCATAGACCCTAAGAAGCCTATGGATAAGAAATTAGGCAAGCTTACCAATGTGAAGCTATTTCTATTACAGGAGGGGCAGACGGATATACCGGATTGTATTAAAGGCCATTTTAGTAATTGGGAAGAGATCCAGGTTTTTAAAATCGGCGAAACCAATAAAATACTTTCTTTTATAAAAGATTTTATGAAGGAAAATCAGCCAGAATTGAATGGATTGGTATTGATTGGTGGCAAGAGTACTAGAATGAATAGGGATAAAGCAAACTTAACCTATCATGAAAAAAGTCAGAAAGAGCATGTAAGTGAATTGTTGAAGACTTATTGCAAAGAAGTCTTTCTTTCCTGCAATGCTGAACAGGAGGCAGGTTTTGACAATGAGCAGTTTATAATTAAGGACAAACTAATAGGAATGGGGCCTATGGGGGGACTTATTTCTGCATTTATGGAAAAACCTGATGTGGCATGGTTGAGTGTTGCTTGCGACTTGCCCTTTTTAAGTCAAAAAACACTGGATTACTTGATTAGCAATCGCAACCCTTCCAAATTGGCAACCTCCTTTTTGGATTCAGATAGTAAATTCCCAGAACCTTTGGTTACTATTTGGGAGCCCAGGGCCTACCCTGTTTTGTTCAGATATTTAAGTCAGGGCTACAGTTGTCCAAGAAAGGTTTTGATTAATTCGGATGTGGCACTTTTACATGCCCCTGATAAGGAGGAGTTTAAAAATGTAAATGACCCTGCTACCTATGAAGCAGTACAAAAGGTTTTGAAAAAGCAATAG
- the moaC gene encoding cyclic pyranopterin monophosphate synthase MoaC, producing the protein MTKKDFTHLDNKTGNPAMVDVGGKQITQRFAKASCRMVLGKEIMQSLNDVSELVTKKGPVFQTAIIAGTMGAKRTSDLIPLCHPIGMDDCKVNIEIAGEEEILISCSTRVTGKTGVEMEAMTGVSIAALTIYDMCKGFSHDILIKEMKLEEKTGGKRDFKR; encoded by the coding sequence ATGACTAAAAAAGACTTTACACATCTGGACAATAAAACAGGGAACCCTGCGATGGTTGATGTAGGAGGGAAACAAATTACACAACGCTTTGCGAAGGCTTCCTGCAGGATGGTATTGGGCAAGGAAATAATGCAATCACTCAATGATGTTTCTGAGTTGGTCACTAAAAAAGGACCTGTTTTCCAAACGGCCATTATTGCAGGGACCATGGGCGCAAAAAGAACTTCAGATTTGATTCCTTTATGCCATCCCATAGGAATGGATGATTGTAAGGTAAATATAGAAATAGCAGGGGAGGAAGAGATATTGATCAGCTGCAGTACCCGTGTTACAGGAAAAACTGGAGTAGAAATGGAAGCCATGACAGGGGTGTCTATAGCCGCATTGACGATCTATGACATGTGCAAAGGATTTTCACATGATATATTGATTAAGGAAATGAAATTAGAAGAGAAAACAGGAGGTAAACGTGATTTCAAAAGATAA
- a CDS encoding cysteine desulfurase family protein yields the protein MDLPLYFDYNATTPCHPEVVEAMLPYFTSTYGNASSGHHPYGWFAADAVESAREEVAELIGAAAKEILFTSGATEAINLAIKGLALAKNENKKHLITIATEHKAVLDSMEDLVRQGFEWTCLPVNANGEISLDQLKSSFKENTLLLVAMTANNETGNLHPIKEMAALAREHGVLFLTDAVQAIGKIPLNVKELGVDMLALSAHKMYGPKGVGALYIRKGSPKLTLKAQITGGGQERDLRSGTLNVPGIVGLGKASSLGLANQLDEAQRLSKLRNKLETGLLEIEGSQLNGSSNRLPYVCNVSFRGILGKPLLIRINKKLAVSSGAACSSVTDKPSHVLTAMGLDGPTAMATLRLSLGRFTTEENVDFAISYISKVVNDLRTAS from the coding sequence ATGGATTTACCCCTTTATTTTGATTACAATGCAACCACTCCATGTCATCCAGAGGTAGTAGAGGCAATGTTGCCCTACTTTACCTCTACTTATGGCAATGCCTCTAGTGGACATCATCCCTATGGTTGGTTTGCTGCAGATGCGGTAGAATCCGCAAGGGAGGAAGTAGCCGAATTGATTGGAGCAGCCGCTAAAGAAATTCTATTTACTAGTGGTGCGACTGAAGCCATTAATCTGGCAATAAAAGGCCTTGCCTTGGCCAAAAATGAGAACAAAAAACACCTCATTACCATAGCTACAGAACACAAGGCAGTTCTTGACAGCATGGAAGATTTGGTTCGACAGGGTTTTGAATGGACTTGTCTTCCTGTGAATGCCAATGGGGAAATCTCCTTGGACCAATTGAAGTCCAGCTTTAAAGAAAATACCCTGTTATTGGTTGCCATGACGGCCAATAATGAGACAGGTAATTTGCATCCCATCAAAGAAATGGCAGCCTTGGCCAGGGAGCATGGCGTACTCTTTTTAACAGATGCTGTTCAAGCCATTGGCAAAATCCCATTGAATGTCAAAGAATTGGGAGTGGATATGTTGGCGCTTTCTGCACATAAAATGTACGGACCTAAAGGGGTAGGCGCCTTGTACATAAGGAAAGGCAGTCCCAAATTAACTTTAAAAGCTCAAATCACAGGTGGAGGTCAAGAAAGAGATTTGAGAAGTGGTACCTTAAATGTACCCGGCATAGTGGGGTTAGGAAAGGCTTCTTCTTTAGGACTAGCCAATCAGTTGGATGAAGCCCAAAGGCTTTCTAAATTGAGAAATAAATTAGAAACAGGCTTGCTTGAAATTGAAGGCAGTCAGTTAAACGGTTCTTCCAATCGATTGCCATATGTATGTAATGTTTCGTTCCGAGGCATTTTAGGTAAACCTTTGTTGATTAGAATTAATAAAAAATTGGCGGTCAGTTCTGGGGCTGCCTGTAGCAGTGTGACAGATAAGCCCTCACATGTACTCACAGCCATGGGCCTCGATGGTCCCACTGCAATGGCTACTTTGCGGCTTTCTCTTGGTAGGTTCACTACCGAAGAAAATGTGGATTTTGCCATTAGTTATATAAGCAAAGTAGTTAATGATTTACGAACAGCTTCTTAA
- a CDS encoding S8 family peptidase, whose translation MERNFKTYFYAFLLGIFLSGYGSVSAFTGVSFVKDSIETPNNWFLLDPIDDGIMGTGAEKAYEKLLQGKSPKAMIVVAVIDSGIDITHEDLQGKIWTNEDEIAGNGIDDDKNGYVDDVHGWNFIGGKDGSQVDNDSHELTREYIRLKAKYADVEEEDVKRKNKEEFAYWERINANFEESKKEAEGNYNMYNNMMEGFSNMADIVKEEFNVSDFKESDLADFESDDEKISAAIDMLKQMFGMIRIEDASINTILGELEKAVEHFEVQAKYAYNTDFDPRHIVGDDPEDYKEKYYGNNDPTGPDPSHGTHVAGIIAANRGNDLGIEGIADHVLIMPIRAVPNGDERDKDIANSIRYAVDNGAKIINMSFGKSYSPGKKYVDKAVKYAEKKGVLLIHAAGNSSKEVTPENNFPNRWFAKRGTSNAWIEVGASGPRDNQDLPATFSNFSKEGVDLFAPGVDIYSTIPGSEYENNSGTSMAAPTVSGVAALLLAYYPELKPKEVRSILKNSVYKAGGEKVNLPGQEEMVNFGDLSQTGGIVNAYQAIQMAERLAK comes from the coding sequence ATGGAAAGAAATTTCAAAACTTATTTTTATGCTTTTTTACTGGGGATTTTTCTCAGTGGGTACGGGTCTGTTTCCGCTTTTACAGGAGTTAGTTTTGTAAAGGACAGCATTGAAACTCCTAACAATTGGTTTTTGCTTGACCCCATAGATGATGGGATAATGGGAACAGGGGCCGAGAAGGCCTATGAGAAATTGCTTCAGGGGAAATCACCAAAAGCCATGATAGTGGTGGCTGTAATTGATTCTGGAATAGACATCACCCATGAAGACCTTCAGGGGAAAATATGGACCAATGAGGATGAAATTGCTGGAAATGGAATAGACGATGATAAAAATGGTTATGTGGATGATGTGCATGGCTGGAATTTTATTGGAGGTAAGGATGGGTCTCAAGTAGATAATGATTCACATGAACTGACCAGAGAATACATTAGACTCAAAGCCAAATATGCTGATGTTGAGGAAGAGGATGTAAAACGTAAGAATAAAGAGGAGTTTGCTTATTGGGAGCGAATCAATGCAAACTTTGAAGAGAGTAAAAAAGAGGCTGAAGGCAATTACAACATGTACAACAACATGATGGAAGGTTTTTCTAATATGGCTGATATAGTAAAAGAGGAATTCAATGTTTCTGATTTTAAGGAAAGCGATTTGGCTGATTTCGAATCTGATGACGAGAAAATCTCTGCTGCAATAGATATGTTGAAGCAAATGTTTGGAATGATCAGAATAGAAGATGCAAGTATCAATACCATACTAGGGGAACTTGAAAAAGCTGTTGAGCATTTTGAAGTACAAGCCAAATATGCCTACAATACAGATTTTGATCCTAGACATATTGTAGGAGATGATCCTGAGGATTACAAAGAAAAATATTATGGAAATAACGACCCTACAGGTCCTGATCCATCTCATGGAACCCATGTAGCAGGAATCATCGCCGCTAATCGTGGTAACGACTTAGGGATTGAAGGGATAGCGGATCATGTGTTGATTATGCCGATAAGGGCTGTGCCTAATGGGGATGAGAGAGACAAGGATATTGCCAATTCAATTAGGTATGCAGTTGACAATGGTGCTAAAATCATCAACATGAGTTTTGGTAAATCCTATTCTCCTGGAAAAAAATACGTAGACAAGGCCGTCAAATATGCAGAAAAAAAAGGAGTACTTTTAATTCATGCAGCAGGAAATAGTTCCAAGGAAGTTACGCCGGAAAATAATTTCCCAAACAGGTGGTTTGCCAAGAGAGGTACATCTAATGCTTGGATTGAAGTCGGTGCTTCCGGCCCAAGGGATAATCAAGATTTACCCGCTACCTTTTCTAATTTTAGTAAAGAAGGTGTAGATTTATTTGCTCCAGGGGTAGATATTTATTCTACCATTCCTGGCTCAGAATACGAAAACAATAGTGGTACAAGTATGGCTGCACCAACTGTATCAGGGGTTGCTGCATTATTGCTTGCCTATTATCCTGAACTTAAGCCTAAGGAAGTACGAAGCATTCTAAAGAACTCCGTTTATAAAGCCGGAGGGGAAAAAGTTAATCTTCCCGGACAAGAGGAAATGGTCAATTTTGGAGATCTGAGCCAAACTGGAGGTATAGTGAATGCCTACCAAGCAATTCAAATGGCTGAAAGGTTGGCCAAATAA
- a CDS encoding O-acetylhomoserine aminocarboxypropyltransferase/cysteine synthase family protein — MSKNYRFETLQVHAGQEVDATTNSRAVPIYQTSSYAFNSAEHGANLFALKEFGNIYTRIMNPTSDVFEKRVAALEGGVAAVATASGQAAQFLALNNFLSVGDNFVTSPYLYGGTYNQFKVSFKRLGIEARFAKSDKAADLAEQIDENTKAIYVETIGNPEFNVPDFEAIAALAKKHDIPLVVDNTFGAGGYLCQPIKHGANVVTSSATKWIGGHGTSIGGIIVDGGNYNWGNGKFPEFSEPSEGYHGMNFWDTFGDNNPLGLPNIAFAIRARVEGLRDFGPAISPFNSFLLLQGLETLSLRVQRTVDNALELAKWLEQHPKVKSVNYPGLPNSPYNETAKKYLPNGFGGVLSFEIEGDKETASNFINNLELISHLANVGDAKTLIIQPAATTHQQLSDEAQLAAGVTPSMLRISLGIEHIEDVKADLTSAFDKI; from the coding sequence ATGTCAAAAAATTATCGTTTCGAAACATTGCAAGTTCATGCCGGACAAGAGGTGGATGCTACCACCAATTCCAGGGCTGTTCCAATTTACCAAACGTCTTCTTATGCCTTTAATTCTGCGGAACATGGTGCAAACCTTTTCGCATTAAAGGAGTTTGGTAATATTTACACAAGGATAATGAACCCTACCTCTGATGTTTTTGAGAAGAGGGTGGCAGCATTAGAAGGTGGTGTAGCTGCTGTAGCAACTGCTTCAGGTCAAGCTGCTCAGTTTTTGGCGCTAAATAACTTCCTTAGTGTTGGAGACAATTTTGTAACCTCTCCTTATTTATATGGAGGTACTTACAATCAGTTTAAGGTTTCTTTCAAAAGGTTAGGAATTGAAGCAAGGTTTGCAAAATCTGACAAAGCCGCAGATTTGGCAGAACAAATAGATGAAAACACCAAAGCCATCTATGTAGAAACTATCGGTAATCCAGAATTTAATGTTCCAGATTTTGAAGCCATAGCTGCACTTGCCAAAAAACATGACATCCCATTAGTAGTAGACAATACTTTTGGCGCAGGAGGATACCTTTGTCAGCCTATCAAACATGGAGCGAACGTTGTCACTTCTTCTGCTACCAAGTGGATTGGTGGTCATGGTACTTCTATAGGAGGTATAATTGTAGACGGTGGTAATTACAATTGGGGCAACGGTAAATTCCCTGAATTTTCTGAGCCATCTGAAGGTTATCATGGAATGAATTTCTGGGATACATTTGGAGACAACAATCCTTTGGGACTTCCAAATATTGCCTTTGCAATTAGAGCAAGAGTAGAAGGACTTAGAGATTTTGGACCTGCTATCAGCCCATTCAATTCATTTTTATTGTTGCAAGGGTTAGAAACATTATCACTACGTGTACAACGTACAGTTGACAATGCTTTGGAACTTGCAAAATGGCTAGAGCAACATCCTAAAGTGAAGTCAGTAAACTATCCAGGATTGCCGAATAGTCCTTATAACGAAACGGCTAAAAAATACCTTCCAAATGGATTTGGTGGCGTATTGAGTTTTGAAATTGAAGGAGACAAAGAAACTGCTTCAAACTTCATTAACAATTTGGAATTAATTTCCCATTTGGCCAATGTAGGAGACGCAAAAACCTTGATCATTCAACCCGCCGCTACCACCCATCAGCAGCTTTCTGATGAAGCACAATTAGCCGCAGGTGTAACCCCTTCTATGTTAAGGATTTCATTAGGTATAGAACACATTGAAGATGTGAAAGCAGACCTTACTTCTGCCTTCGATAAAATATAA
- a CDS encoding homoserine O-acetyltransferase family protein, with translation MNLQSPHLTIEMTQEIFYCQEALPLESGESFPEFQLNFTTQGQLNANKDNVIWVMHALTGDANPQEWWSGLIGEDKFFDPSKYFIVCANFLGSCYGSTQPLSNDPQNRKPYYYDFPNITTRDIAAALDKLRIHLGLGKINTVIGGSLGGQVALEWAVTLGDKLENAIIVASNAKASPWIIGFNETQRMAIESDGTWGKLDPEAGKKGLETARAIGMLSYRHPLTFLQNQSETEEKRDGFKISSYLRYQGLKLANRFNAMSYWTLSKAMDSHDIGRSRGGTPLALSNIKCKVLSIGVDTDILFTSEESRYISKHVPKGTYREITSIYGHDAFLIEYEQLQYILKSFYLENNG, from the coding sequence ATGAACCTTCAATCGCCGCATTTGACTATTGAAATGACTCAAGAGATTTTCTATTGCCAAGAAGCATTACCTTTGGAATCCGGAGAATCTTTTCCGGAATTCCAATTGAATTTCACTACCCAAGGGCAGTTAAATGCCAATAAAGACAATGTGATATGGGTAATGCATGCATTAACAGGAGATGCCAACCCCCAGGAATGGTGGTCTGGACTAATTGGGGAGGACAAATTTTTTGACCCCTCCAAATATTTCATTGTTTGTGCTAATTTCCTTGGTTCCTGCTATGGTTCAACTCAACCTTTGAGTAATGATCCGCAAAATAGAAAACCTTATTACTATGACTTCCCTAATATTACAACTAGGGACATAGCGGCAGCGTTGGATAAATTGAGAATTCACCTGGGCTTGGGAAAAATCAACACGGTGATTGGAGGTTCTTTAGGTGGTCAGGTAGCATTGGAATGGGCTGTCACTTTAGGTGATAAACTAGAAAATGCTATCATCGTAGCCTCAAATGCAAAAGCCTCTCCATGGATAATAGGTTTTAATGAAACCCAAAGGATGGCAATCGAATCTGATGGAACTTGGGGTAAATTAGATCCCGAAGCAGGGAAAAAAGGCCTGGAAACAGCCAGGGCAATTGGCATGCTCAGCTACAGACATCCATTGACATTTCTTCAAAACCAAAGTGAGACTGAAGAGAAAAGAGATGGTTTTAAGATAAGCAGCTATTTAAGATACCAAGGCTTAAAATTAGCCAATAGATTCAATGCAATGTCTTATTGGACACTGTCTAAAGCCATGGATAGTCATGATATAGGTAGATCAAGAGGTGGCACACCCCTAGCCCTATCAAATATCAAATGCAAAGTGCTTTCTATAGGAGTAGATACCGACATTCTATTCACAAGCGAGGAATCCAGGTACATCAGTAAGCATGTACCCAAAGGGACCTATAGAGAAATTACATCCATTTATGGTCACGATGCTTTCTTAATTGAGTATGAACAATTGCAATACATACTAAAATCTTTTTATTTGGAGAATAACGGTTAA
- a CDS encoding VOC family protein: MPYTKIKETCLYIDDLDLAEKFYHQVLEMPLISKVDKRHVFFRCGESVLLCFLPEVTKNETSLPPHFAYGKQHLAFEVRKEDYLEIREKLSQKGIVFTHTQEWGNQLSSFYFEDPFGNVLEIVPQGIWE, translated from the coding sequence ATTCCATACACGAAGATAAAGGAAACTTGTCTGTACATCGATGATTTAGATTTAGCAGAAAAATTCTATCATCAAGTATTAGAAATGCCCTTGATTTCAAAGGTGGATAAAAGGCATGTGTTTTTCAGATGTGGGGAAAGCGTCTTGCTTTGCTTTCTCCCTGAAGTAACAAAAAATGAAACCAGTTTGCCTCCACACTTTGCCTATGGGAAGCAACACTTGGCCTTTGAGGTGAGAAAAGAGGATTACCTAGAGATTAGGGAAAAATTAAGTCAAAAAGGAATAGTGTTTACCCACACTCAAGAATGGGGAAATCAGTTAAGTAGTTTTTATTTTGAGGATCCATTTGGCAATGTACTAGAAATAGTACCTCAAGGGATTTGGGAGTAA
- a CDS encoding glycerophosphodiester phosphodiesterase yields the protein MEFHKNKVIAHRGAWKANPYPQNSLASLQAAIELGCEGSEFDVWMTADGVLVANHDADHEEMVIEEVTYAQLLEKPLANGEKVPTVEEYLKHGMKQSKTKLIFEIKPSGVSKAKGIELAEKSVAIVKELGAEQWVDYITFDYDIALKVIELDPNANVAYLRGDKTPQELKDDGFFGFDYNIKKVKENPHWIKEAQDLNMTVNVWTVNNEEDMKWLLDQDVDFITTDEPEKLFSIIK from the coding sequence ATGGAATTTCACAAAAACAAAGTAATCGCCCATAGAGGAGCTTGGAAAGCAAATCCATACCCTCAGAATTCCTTAGCTTCTTTACAAGCCGCAATTGAACTTGGCTGTGAAGGATCAGAGTTTGATGTTTGGATGACAGCAGATGGAGTTCTTGTAGCCAATCACGATGCCGACCATGAGGAAATGGTAATTGAAGAAGTTACTTATGCCCAACTACTTGAAAAGCCTTTGGCCAATGGTGAAAAAGTACCTACAGTTGAAGAATACCTTAAGCATGGTATGAAGCAAAGCAAAACAAAGCTTATTTTCGAAATCAAGCCATCAGGAGTATCTAAAGCAAAAGGAATTGAACTTGCCGAAAAGTCCGTTGCAATAGTAAAGGAATTAGGTGCAGAGCAATGGGTTGACTATATCACTTTCGACTATGACATAGCATTGAAAGTAATTGAACTGGACCCTAATGCCAATGTAGCTTACCTTCGGGGAGATAAAACTCCACAGGAATTAAAAGACGATGGATTCTTTGGTTTTGATTACAATATCAAAAAAGTTAAAGAAAACCCACATTGGATTAAGGAAGCGCAAGACTTAAACATGACTGTTAATGTCTGGACTGTCAACAATGAAGAGGACATGAAATGGCTATTGGATCAAGATGTGGATTTTATCACTACCGACGAGCCTGAAAAGCTATTCTCAATTATTAAGTAA
- a CDS encoding alkaline phosphatase family protein: protein MKYRSISIGIFLIIAVAFTFGISCNKATISERKVKHTILIGLDAFGSRGFQKASTPYMNKMIANGAIAPFARCLLPTNSSPNWTAMLTGVGPLQHGVYDNDWERDKVKWPPVESTDEGVYPSLMNWVKVQIPSSKVNFFYEWKGLARLFDLSQVDKVYLGEKGDVIFEKAADSFFEDLPDFLFINIDEIDHYGHQDGHDSEAYFNAISHYDSIIGHFIERLEAAGLMDETLLMITGDHGGIDKGHGSTSLNEIEIPILLYGADVKKGLVIDKPCYIYDVPVTLAYALGVTPPDASIGRPILEAFDPNSISAPYVPMPNISPTKGFFPKPPVMVEIKVDDADAKIYYSLDGSVPTKESGIVYNAPLQLNNSTLLTTVSYKNGTYSRPEVNQYRIGNGKEGKISWDYYEGDFLRVPDFKSLPIKKSGMSNEFSLKEIPHRPDHFAVKFEATLTIPEKGKYTFFSRSDDGSKVLLNGKVIVDNDGSHSSQIKNNQVELSKGNHEIEVWYFDDTDGEGLEIQIAGPGIPKQIITEKFIIESAL from the coding sequence ATGAAATATCGCAGCATTTCCATTGGCATATTTTTAATAATTGCTGTAGCATTCACCTTTGGCATATCCTGCAATAAAGCAACAATTTCCGAAAGGAAAGTTAAACATACCATTCTGATAGGCCTTGATGCCTTCGGATCCAGAGGCTTCCAGAAAGCATCAACCCCTTATATGAATAAAATGATTGCAAATGGAGCAATAGCTCCATTTGCTCGTTGCTTGTTACCTACCAATAGCTCCCCAAATTGGACCGCAATGCTAACAGGCGTTGGCCCTTTACAACACGGTGTCTATGACAATGATTGGGAAAGGGACAAAGTAAAATGGCCTCCAGTAGAGTCAACAGATGAAGGAGTTTATCCAAGTCTGATGAATTGGGTAAAAGTGCAAATCCCGTCTTCTAAGGTTAATTTTTTCTATGAATGGAAAGGTTTAGCCAGACTATTTGACTTAAGCCAGGTAGACAAGGTCTACTTAGGAGAAAAAGGAGATGTTATCTTCGAAAAAGCAGCAGATTCCTTCTTTGAGGACCTTCCTGATTTTTTATTTATTAATATTGATGAAATTGACCATTATGGGCATCAGGATGGCCATGATTCTGAAGCTTATTTCAATGCCATCTCCCACTATGACAGTATTATTGGCCATTTTATAGAAAGGCTGGAGGCAGCTGGCCTGATGGATGAAACCTTGCTAATGATCACTGGCGATCATGGAGGTATAGATAAAGGCCATGGCAGTACTTCATTAAATGAAATCGAGATCCCAATATTATTGTATGGAGCTGATGTAAAAAAAGGCTTGGTAATCGATAAACCCTGCTATATCTACGATGTTCCAGTAACGCTTGCCTACGCCCTTGGCGTCACTCCTCCAGATGCCAGTATTGGTCGTCCAATCTTGGAAGCATTTGACCCAAATAGTATTTCAGCCCCTTATGTTCCCATGCCAAATATTTCACCAACAAAAGGTTTCTTTCCTAAGCCACCTGTAATGGTAGAAATAAAAGTGGATGATGCGGATGCGAAAATATATTATTCATTAGACGGTTCAGTCCCTACAAAAGAAAGTGGTATTGTTTATAATGCTCCCCTTCAGCTCAACAACAGTACTTTGCTTACTACTGTAAGCTACAAAAATGGCACCTACAGCAGACCTGAAGTCAATCAGTACCGAATCGGTAATGGAAAAGAAGGGAAAATTTCCTGGGATTACTATGAAGGTGATTTTTTACGGGTACCTGATTTTAAAAGCCTTCCCATTAAGAAATCAGGCATGAGTAATGAATTTAGCCTTAAAGAAATACCGCATCGTCCAGACCATTTTGCTGTAAAATTTGAGGCTACCTTGACTATACCTGAAAAAGGAAAGTATACTTTTTTCTCTAGATCTGATGACGGAAGCAAGGTTTTGCTAAATGGTAAGGTAATTGTTGACAATGATGGCTCCCATTCCAGTCAAATAAAAAACAATCAGGTTGAGCTGTCGAAAGGAAATCATGAAATTGAGGTATGGTATTTTGATGATACCGATGGTGAGGGGCTTGAAATCCAAATTGCGGGCCCAGGCATTCCTAAGCAAATAATAACTGAAAAGTTTATCATAGAAAGCGCTTTATAA
- the alr gene encoding alanine racemase, translated as MVKHSSRIELNQIAYKGNINFIRKKIGEKPILSSVVKANAYGHGIEVFVPMAEKCGINHFCVASSYEAEQVLSVCRPDSHILIMGIIYEEDLGWAISNGIAFFVYNFNRLAKVLEAAKKVDKKAKVHLEVETGANRTGMQANEFPKALSYLKQHQDWLIFEGLCTHFGGAESISNQFKIDQQHKRYKAFLKICKERKFLPEIRHIACSAAALAMEDTVYDMVRIGVAQYGFWPSPDIYYAHLHQTNKKSDATMKRIFNWKTDIMDIRTVDQGEFIGYGTAFQATQEMKIAVIPLGYSNGYPRALSNRGQVLIHGKKAPIVGLINMNLFMVDITHIREVAVGDEVVLIGRQKNNVINVSSFTNATQLLNNEMLSRLPAAIPRTVVK; from the coding sequence ATGGTAAAGCATTCTTCAAGAATAGAGTTAAACCAAATTGCCTACAAAGGCAATATCAATTTTATTAGAAAAAAGATAGGTGAAAAACCCATACTTTCATCCGTGGTCAAGGCCAATGCCTATGGCCACGGCATTGAGGTATTTGTACCTATGGCCGAAAAATGTGGCATAAATCATTTTTGCGTTGCTTCATCTTATGAGGCAGAACAGGTTTTGAGTGTATGTAGACCAGATAGTCATATCCTGATTATGGGTATTATCTATGAAGAGGACCTGGGCTGGGCCATTTCCAATGGGATTGCCTTTTTTGTATATAATTTCAACCGACTTGCTAAGGTATTGGAGGCCGCAAAGAAAGTAGATAAAAAAGCCAAGGTTCACCTGGAAGTAGAAACTGGAGCCAATAGAACAGGCATGCAAGCCAATGAATTTCCTAAAGCACTCAGTTATCTAAAGCAACACCAGGATTGGCTAATATTCGAAGGTTTGTGTACCCATTTTGGGGGAGCTGAAAGCATTTCAAATCAGTTTAAAATTGATCAGCAACACAAAAGATATAAGGCCTTCCTAAAAATATGCAAAGAAAGAAAATTCTTGCCTGAGATCAGGCACATAGCTTGTTCTGCCGCTGCTTTGGCTATGGAGGACACCGTTTATGATATGGTGCGAATAGGGGTTGCTCAGTATGGGTTTTGGCCAAGTCCTGACATCTATTATGCGCATTTACATCAGACCAATAAAAAGTCTGATGCCACAATGAAGCGGATTTTTAATTGGAAAACAGATATAATGGACATTAGGACGGTCGATCAGGGAGAATTTATTGGTTACGGAACAGCATTCCAAGCTACTCAGGAAATGAAAATTGCCGTCATTCCTCTTGGCTATTCCAATGGTTATCCTAGGGCCTTGTCCAACAGAGGTCAGGTTTTGATCCATGGAAAAAAGGCACCTATAGTGGGATTGATTAACATGAATTTGTTTATGGTTGACATTACCCACATTAGGGAAGTAGCAGTAGGAGATGAGGTGGTCTTGATTGGTAGGCAAAAAAACAATGTTATTAATGTTTCCAGCTTCACCAATGCTACTCAATTGTTAAACAATGAGATGCTAAGCCGCCTCCCAGCGGCCATACCCAGGACAGTAGTGAAATAG